In one window of Chthoniobacterales bacterium DNA:
- the rplI gene encoding 50S ribosomal protein L9, translating into MPSTEIILTENVPGLGAEADVVKVRRGYARNFLLPQGKAYEVTKRSLRQLDNLKAKRAAREAAELNEAEELSRRISKLKVVFTLETGETGKAFGSITAQDLVKRLKNELGNEIDRHRIVLDHPIKTTGEHEVPIKLHHDVTAKFIFQVKPSKEEAPAPAAAPAGEITEKARPFRKRTDHK; encoded by the coding sequence ATGCCTTCCACTGAAATTATTTTGACCGAAAACGTCCCGGGCCTTGGCGCCGAGGCGGACGTCGTAAAAGTGCGTCGCGGGTACGCGCGCAATTTTCTTTTGCCCCAGGGCAAAGCCTACGAAGTTACCAAACGCAGCCTGCGTCAGCTCGACAACCTGAAAGCGAAACGGGCCGCGCGCGAAGCCGCGGAACTGAATGAAGCGGAAGAGCTTTCTCGCCGGATCAGCAAACTCAAAGTGGTCTTCACCCTCGAAACTGGCGAGACCGGAAAAGCGTTCGGATCGATCACCGCGCAGGATTTGGTGAAGCGCCTGAAGAACGAGCTCGGCAACGAAATCGATCGCCACCGCATTGTGCTCGATCATCCAATCAAGACCACCGGCGAACACGAGGTGCCGATCAAGTTGCACCACGACGTCACGGCGAAATTTATTTTCCAGGTGAAACCTTCGAAGGAAGAAGCTCCGGCCCCGGCCGCCGCGCCCGCCGGCGAGATCACCGAAAAGGCGAGACCGTTTAGGAAACGCACCGACCACAAATAG
- the dnaB gene encoding replicative DNA helicase translates to MATDPSLRGGQQSRKKSGNEPGRGWPQKNGGQNGGGSFTASSQDIHRTLPHSVEAEQGVLGSMLISPREIIAECVEKINEDYFYDPAHQTIYTVLVELWNAGQGIDLITFTQVLRDQNLLETVGGAAAVTSLFTFVPTAANVTYYLEIVRDKYILRQIIAACTESVRRSFEEQDEVHNLLDEVEQKIFSVGEDRFKGQMLTMKDQVMEAIEAIEQLYERRGGITGISTGFAELDRMTNGLHEAEMIVIAARPSMGKTALAMNIAEHVAINEKLPVAVFSLEMSSQQLVQRLLCSRARVNLQKVRDGFLAERDFPSLTAAASKLAEAQIFIDDSASLSILELRAKARRLKAQKDIKLIVVDYLQLLRSTTRRAQDNRQLEISEISSGLKGLAKELKVPVVVLAQLNRQPEARTGGKPRLSDLRESGSIEQDADLVGLLVRPEIYEEDEDARAEKAGEAELIIAKQRNGPVGEIALTFLKEFTRFEDRARNVPEPM, encoded by the coding sequence ATGGCTACTGATCCATCCCTGAGGGGAGGACAGCAGTCTCGCAAGAAATCGGGCAACGAGCCCGGCCGAGGCTGGCCGCAAAAGAATGGCGGCCAAAACGGCGGCGGGTCATTCACAGCTTCCTCGCAGGATATTCACAGGACGTTGCCGCACAGCGTCGAGGCCGAGCAGGGCGTCCTCGGTTCCATGCTGATTTCGCCGCGCGAAATCATCGCGGAATGCGTCGAAAAAATTAACGAGGACTATTTTTACGACCCCGCGCATCAGACAATCTACACGGTCCTGGTCGAGCTTTGGAACGCGGGACAGGGGATCGACCTAATCACGTTTACGCAGGTTTTGCGCGATCAGAATCTGCTCGAAACCGTCGGCGGCGCCGCGGCGGTCACGAGTCTTTTCACCTTTGTCCCGACGGCGGCGAACGTGACCTACTATCTCGAGATCGTTCGGGACAAATACATTCTCCGCCAGATCATCGCCGCCTGCACGGAAAGCGTGCGCCGTTCGTTCGAGGAACAGGATGAAGTGCACAACCTGCTCGACGAAGTGGAGCAGAAAATTTTCTCCGTGGGCGAAGATCGCTTCAAGGGCCAGATGCTGACCATGAAGGACCAGGTGATGGAGGCGATCGAAGCGATCGAACAGCTTTACGAGAGGCGCGGCGGAATTACCGGGATCTCGACCGGGTTCGCCGAGCTGGACCGAATGACGAACGGTTTGCACGAAGCCGAGATGATCGTGATCGCCGCGCGGCCCAGCATGGGTAAGACGGCGCTGGCCATGAACATCGCCGAGCATGTCGCGATCAATGAAAAATTGCCGGTGGCGGTTTTCAGTTTGGAAATGAGCAGCCAGCAGCTGGTGCAACGTCTCCTCTGCTCTCGGGCGCGGGTGAACCTGCAAAAGGTGCGGGATGGATTTTTGGCCGAGCGCGATTTTCCGAGTTTGACGGCTGCGGCCTCCAAGCTGGCGGAAGCGCAAATCTTCATCGACGACAGTGCGAGCCTGAGCATTCTCGAATTGCGGGCGAAGGCACGCCGGCTCAAGGCACAGAAGGACATCAAGCTGATCGTAGTCGATTACTTGCAGTTGTTGCGTTCGACGACGCGGCGCGCGCAGGACAATCGGCAGCTCGAAATTTCCGAAATCTCATCCGGCTTAAAAGGTCTCGCCAAGGAATTGAAGGTGCCGGTGGTCGTGCTGGCCCAGTTGAATCGCCAGCCGGAAGCGAGGACCGGCGGCAAACCGCGCCTGAGCGATTTGCGTGAGTCGGGCTCGATCGAACAGGACGCGGATTTAGTGGGCCTGCTGGTGCGGCCGGAAATCTACGAAGAAGATGAAGACGCCCGGGCCGAGAAAGCCGGTGAAGCCGAGCTGATTATTGCGAAGCAGCGAAATGGCCCGGTGGGCGAAATTGCGCTGACCTTCCTGAAGGAATTCACCCGCTTCGAAGATCGCGCCCGGAACGTTCCGGAGCCGATGTAA
- the tkt gene encoding transketolase — translation MSLNLEILSRAADEARGLAMDAVQSSKSGHLGLPLGCAEMGAVLYGSVLKHNPDEPRWIGRDYFVLSAGHGSMFLYAWLHMSGYDLPMAEIKNFRQLHSKTPGHPEFFETPGVECTTGPLGQGVANSVGIAVAMKMAAERFNTSEHRIFDQHCICLAGDGCLQEGVSAEAAAFAGHFGLDNLILIYDSNAVTLDAPATATQSEDTAMRFKAYGFDVQEINGQDMQAFLDALNNAKENNNGRPKFIIAHTLIGKGIPEVAGTFKAHGEAGVKFVDAARKGLGLPEEHYFVSKETYDYFAEHKKKLLADYGVWEKMYGDWRQKNAEKAKQLDDAIDRKVDSGLLAKIPEFPKDAKIATRKAGSDALQPLAQAMPFFVSGSADLHGSTLNYIKDGGDFTRETPGGRNIHFGIREHAMCAIMNGISYHGVFRASGATFLVFTDYCRPSIRLAALSKLPNIYIFTHDSIGVGEDGPTHEPVETVSSVRVMPQIDVIRPADPEETAGAFVAAAERIDGPTLLALTRQAVPMLNDIDVKTRREGVSRGGYIAKRETGKLDLILLSCGSELQHAMKAAGELGEGTRVVSMPCFERFNRQSAEYREEVLPSSCRRRVAIEAGVPQLWSQYVGLDGKIVGLHRFGMSAPGDQVMKEMGIDAAHVVEAAKSL, via the coding sequence ATGAGTTTAAATCTGGAAATTCTTTCACGCGCGGCGGACGAGGCGCGCGGATTGGCGATGGACGCGGTGCAATCGTCGAAATCCGGCCACCTCGGTCTTCCCCTGGGCTGCGCGGAAATGGGCGCGGTCCTTTACGGCTCCGTCCTGAAGCATAACCCGGATGAACCGCGCTGGATCGGCCGTGACTATTTCGTCCTCTCCGCCGGCCACGGCAGCATGTTCCTTTACGCCTGGCTGCATATGAGCGGTTACGATTTGCCGATGGCGGAGATCAAAAATTTTCGACAATTGCACAGCAAGACGCCGGGCCATCCCGAATTCTTCGAGACGCCGGGAGTCGAATGCACGACCGGCCCGCTCGGCCAGGGGGTGGCCAATTCCGTTGGCATCGCGGTGGCGATGAAAATGGCGGCGGAACGTTTCAACACGAGCGAGCACCGCATTTTCGATCAGCACTGCATTTGTCTCGCGGGGGACGGTTGTTTGCAGGAAGGCGTTTCCGCGGAAGCCGCGGCGTTCGCCGGACATTTCGGGCTCGATAATTTGATCCTGATTTACGATTCGAACGCCGTCACCCTCGATGCGCCGGCGACGGCCACGCAAAGCGAGGACACCGCCATGCGCTTCAAGGCGTACGGCTTCGACGTCCAGGAAATCAACGGCCAGGACATGCAGGCGTTTCTCGACGCCCTCAATAACGCGAAGGAGAACAACAACGGCCGGCCGAAGTTCATCATCGCGCACACCTTGATCGGCAAAGGCATTCCGGAGGTCGCGGGGACGTTCAAAGCGCACGGGGAAGCGGGCGTGAAATTCGTCGATGCGGCCCGCAAAGGTCTTGGCCTGCCGGAGGAACATTATTTCGTCTCGAAAGAGACCTACGATTATTTCGCGGAGCACAAAAAGAAGCTGCTCGCGGATTACGGCGTCTGGGAAAAAATGTATGGCGATTGGCGCCAGAAAAACGCGGAGAAGGCAAAGCAGCTCGACGACGCGATCGACCGAAAGGTGGATTCCGGGCTTTTGGCGAAAATTCCGGAATTCCCGAAGGATGCGAAGATCGCGACGCGCAAGGCCGGCAGTGACGCGCTTCAGCCTCTGGCGCAGGCGATGCCGTTCTTCGTCAGCGGGAGCGCGGATCTCCATGGCTCGACCTTGAATTACATTAAGGATGGCGGCGATTTCACCCGCGAGACGCCGGGCGGCCGCAACATTCATTTCGGAATTCGCGAACACGCCATGTGCGCGATCATGAACGGCATTTCCTATCACGGAGTTTTCCGGGCGTCGGGCGCGACTTTTTTGGTGTTCACCGATTATTGCCGCCCTTCGATTCGTCTCGCGGCGCTCTCGAAGCTGCCGAACATTTATATCTTCACCCACGACTCGATTGGGGTCGGTGAAGATGGTCCAACCCACGAGCCGGTCGAAACGGTGAGTTCGGTCCGCGTCATGCCGCAGATCGATGTGATCCGGCCGGCCGACCCGGAAGAAACGGCCGGCGCGTTTGTGGCGGCGGCGGAACGCATTGACGGGCCGACCTTGCTCGCCCTCACCCGGCAGGCCGTGCCGATGTTGAACGATATCGACGTGAAAACGCGCCGGGAAGGCGTCAGTCGCGGCGGTTACATCGCGAAGCGCGAAACCGGCAAACTGGACCTGATTCTGTTGTCCTGCGGCAGCGAGTTGCAGCACGCGATGAAAGCCGCCGGCGAGTTGGGCGAGGGGACGCGGGTTGTTTCGATGCCCTGCTTCGAGCGCTTCAACCGGCAATCGGCCGAGTACCGCGAAGAAGTGTTGCCGTCGTCGTGCCGGCGCCGCGTGGCGATTGAAGCCGGCGTGCCGCAGCTCTGGTCACAATACGTGGGCCTCGATGGGAAGATCGTCGGCTTGCATCGCTTTGGCATGAGCGCGCCGGGCGATCAAGTGATGAAGGAAATGGGAATCGACGCCGCCCATGTGGTCGAGGCGGCGAAATCGCTTTAA